One region of Opitutaceae bacterium genomic DNA includes:
- the aroC gene encoding chorismate synthase, with protein sequence MPNSFGKLFTISTWGESHGPGIGVVIDGCPPRLPITPQEIQRDLDRRRPGQSDIVTPRKEADTVEILSGVFEGKTTGAPLALWVRNTDHRPSAYSEMADKFRPSHADFTYQTKFGIRDPNGGGRSSARETIARVAAGAIAKKLLAIPRGANADGVEIRAFITQIHDISVPTDGILNFPSLAEVEASPVRCPHAVTAAAMIERIKAVRSEGDSVGGVIECRVRGVPAGLGEPVFDRLEADLAKAMLSLPATKGFEVGSGFAGTRLRGSEHNDLFESRDGRIRT encoded by the coding sequence ATGCCCAATAGTTTCGGAAAGCTATTCACTATCTCGACCTGGGGGGAAAGCCATGGTCCGGGGATTGGCGTGGTCATCGACGGCTGTCCACCGCGCCTTCCAATCACTCCGCAGGAAATTCAGCGTGACCTCGACAGGCGGCGCCCGGGGCAGAGCGACATAGTGACACCTCGGAAGGAGGCTGACACGGTGGAGATCCTGTCGGGCGTGTTTGAGGGAAAAACCACCGGGGCACCATTGGCGCTTTGGGTGCGAAACACGGACCACCGCCCGAGCGCCTACTCCGAGATGGCCGACAAGTTTCGCCCCTCGCATGCGGACTTCACCTATCAGACAAAGTTTGGAATCCGTGATCCCAATGGAGGCGGCCGAAGCTCGGCGCGCGAAACAATTGCCCGGGTGGCCGCTGGGGCTATTGCAAAGAAGCTGTTGGCGATCCCCCGGGGGGCGAATGCCGATGGGGTTGAGATCCGCGCATTCATAACGCAAATTCACGATATTTCCGTTCCGACGGATGGTATTCTGAATTTTCCCAGTCTTGCGGAAGTCGAGGCATCGCCAGTGCGGTGCCCGCATGCGGTGACAGCGGCCGCAATGATTGAACGGATCAAGGCCGTTCGAAGCGAGGGGGACTCCGTTGGGGGTGTGATCGAGTGCCGTGTGCGGGGCGTACCGGCTGGGCTCGGAGAACCGGTGTTTGACCGGCTTGAGGCCGACCTTGCCAAGGCGATGCTTTCACTGCCGGCGACAAAGGGGTTTGAGGTCGGCAGTGGATTTGCGGGCACCCGTCTCCGAGGATCCGAACACAACGATTTGTTTGAATCGCGCGACGGTCGGATCCGCAC
- a CDS encoding type II secretory pathway, component PulD, protein MTFRLLPIAAFTFAVVGFAQETTTNAPAQHGSLSSLVINDELFESLKVPDLTIESALQLIEQWTGRTVIRPAALPTTQMSFSFSRPMMKSEAFLALESILSMNQIGLAPMGDRFIKVVPLPNVRTEAPRMIEGRALDLPSSGIIMTKLFHLDFLRASEFGPQLTQFLNPQLGGPVIFDKTNAVMITDSVATLQRIETLLDKLDKPVTENLTPKFYQLQYAKASLLVNQLRTMLQGVLQNQLGTATSYSADDRTNQVIVISDPRQHAFFDSLIRKLDVKADPTTRNEVIHLKHANAKEVASLLSQLVSGQNQAASKAGQQSVRPNQTGPGAAIVGPPVPAAPSPAMPTNITLPSNLLEGSTEFSTLVTILPDERSNSVIISGTLGDIQLISDLVAKIDILLAQVRIEVVIAEVSSENSDATGINALGLKFEGNKLTGFVTNGPGFGIGGEAGTDGSPAGFASITRGDGGYSLAGILALTANSVKSKVTILANTTLATTHNKKAEIFVGESRPVFGQIQALDTIGTGTSANSAALRSSITQQEAGIKMAITPLIGADGTVQLEIEQTFNAFGLDVPLGDGLQQPSINKREAKSFLNVGDREIVALGGYQNSTISKSRSRLGPIPILGDLLGPRSASVKRTELMVFIRPHVIRTVEETTEDAMAKIQTSSDPVAVKRSLDLPTTLPSSDSKTGSGSTPSSGDSNLRRP, encoded by the coding sequence ATGACCTTCCGCCTGCTGCCCATAGCTGCCTTCACCTTCGCCGTGGTCGGGTTTGCCCAGGAAACCACGACGAATGCTCCCGCCCAGCACGGAAGTCTGAGTTCATTGGTCATCAACGATGAGTTGTTTGAATCGCTGAAGGTGCCAGACCTGACAATCGAGTCGGCCCTGCAACTCATTGAGCAATGGACGGGCCGGACGGTGATCCGCCCCGCCGCGCTGCCGACAACACAGATGTCGTTCTCCTTTTCGCGCCCAATGATGAAATCCGAGGCCTTTCTGGCGCTCGAATCCATCCTCAGCATGAATCAGATCGGCCTGGCTCCGATGGGGGATCGGTTCATCAAGGTTGTTCCCCTGCCCAATGTGCGGACCGAAGCGCCACGCATGATCGAAGGCCGCGCACTCGATCTGCCCTCGAGCGGCATCATCATGACCAAGCTGTTCCACCTGGATTTTCTGCGGGCATCGGAGTTCGGTCCCCAACTGACCCAGTTTCTGAACCCACAGCTCGGCGGTCCGGTCATTTTCGACAAGACCAACGCAGTCATGATCACGGATTCGGTGGCGACGCTTCAGCGGATCGAAACCCTGCTCGACAAGCTCGACAAACCCGTCACCGAGAACCTCACCCCGAAATTCTACCAACTCCAGTACGCAAAGGCATCGCTGCTCGTGAACCAGCTCCGCACCATGCTGCAAGGCGTGCTTCAGAATCAGCTTGGAACAGCAACGAGCTATTCCGCGGATGACCGCACCAACCAGGTTATTGTGATCTCCGATCCGAGGCAGCACGCCTTCTTCGACAGCCTGATCAGGAAACTCGACGTGAAGGCGGATCCGACGACTCGCAACGAGGTCATCCATCTGAAGCACGCGAACGCCAAGGAGGTTGCCTCGCTGCTCAGCCAGCTCGTCAGCGGACAAAATCAGGCGGCTTCCAAGGCCGGCCAGCAGTCCGTGCGACCCAACCAGACCGGCCCCGGTGCCGCGATCGTCGGACCACCCGTCCCCGCCGCCCCGTCCCCGGCAATGCCGACAAACATCACGCTTCCGTCAAACCTTCTCGAGGGCTCCACCGAGTTCAGCACGCTGGTCACGATTCTCCCGGATGAGCGGTCCAATTCCGTGATCATCTCCGGCACGCTCGGCGACATCCAGCTCATCTCCGATCTGGTCGCCAAGATTGACATTCTCCTCGCCCAAGTGCGAATCGAGGTCGTCATCGCAGAGGTCTCCAGCGAAAATTCCGACGCCACCGGCATCAATGCGCTTGGACTCAAGTTTGAAGGCAACAAGCTCACGGGCTTCGTGACCAACGGCCCCGGCTTCGGCATTGGCGGGGAGGCGGGCACCGACGGCAGCCCCGCCGGTTTCGCCAGCATCACCCGCGGTGACGGCGGATACAGTCTCGCAGGCATCCTGGCGCTGACCGCCAACAGCGTGAAGTCGAAGGTCACCATCCTCGCCAACACAACGCTGGCCACCACGCACAACAAGAAGGCGGAGATTTTTGTGGGGGAATCCCGCCCGGTCTTTGGTCAAATCCAGGCGCTCGACACCATCGGCACCGGCACTTCGGCAAACTCGGCCGCGCTTCGCTCGAGCATCACCCAGCAGGAGGCTGGTATCAAGATGGCCATTACACCGCTCATCGGAGCGGACGGCACCGTGCAGCTCGAAATCGAACAGACCTTCAACGCATTCGGACTCGACGTTCCCCTCGGGGACGGGCTCCAGCAGCCGTCCATCAACAAACGCGAGGCAAAATCCTTCCTCAATGTGGGCGACAGGGAGATCGTGGCGCTCGGCGGCTACCAGAACAGCACCATCAGCAAGTCGCGCAGCCGGCTGGGTCCGATCCCGATCCTCGGCGACCTGCTTGGCCCGCGCTCCGCATCGGTGAAGCGCACCGAATTGATGGTGTTCATTCGTCCGCATGTCATCCGCACAGTCGAGGAGACCACCGAGGACGCCATGGCCAAGATTCAGACCTCGAGTGATCCCGTTGCCGTCAAGCGTTCCCTCGACCTGCCCACTACCTTGCCCTCAAGTGATTCGAAGACAGGATCCGGGTCGACTCCGTCTTCGGGCGATTCGAATCTGCGTCGTCCCTAG